The following proteins are co-located in the Mauremys reevesii isolate NIE-2019 linkage group 23, ASM1616193v1, whole genome shotgun sequence genome:
- the PNRC2 gene encoding proline-rich nuclear receptor coactivator 2: MGGGERFSIPVPQSRNITKKNKQLNNRQKSKDQNSQMKMTYMKKERGHGCSSSSIAWQAMQNGGKNTVHFPNNQNWSPTLSSPNSLFTSQTNQNYAGAKFSEPPSPSVLPKPPSHWVPVSFNPSDKEIMTFQLKTLLKVQA; the protein is encoded by the coding sequence ATGGGTGGTGGAGAAAGGTTCAGCATTCCAGTTCCCCAGTCTAGAAATATTACCAAGAAGAATAAACAACTTAATAACAGGCAAAAGAGCAAAGATCAGAATTCTCAAATGAAGATGACCTATATGAAGAAAGAAAGAGGACATGGATGTAGCTCATCATCTATTGCATGGCAGGCCATGCAAAATGGGGGCAAGAACACTGTGCACTTCCCAAATAATCAGAATTGGAGTCCTACTTTATCAAGTCCCAACTCACTTTTCACATCTCAAACCAATCAGAACTATGCTGGAGCAAAATTTAGTGAGCCACCTTCACCAAGTGTTCTTCCTAAGCCACCAAGTCACTGGGTACCTGTTTCCTTTAATCCTTCTGATAAAGAAATAATGACCTTTCAGCTTAAAACCTTACTTAAAGTCCAGGCTTGA